Proteins found in one Sporosarcina sp. FSL K6-3457 genomic segment:
- a CDS encoding DNA translocase FtsK: MARKKKKAAAKKKKPSGLNPLLYEVIGLAMMGLAVIIIFEFGIVGRGLSSVARFILGNWHSAIPLLLIVQALMFMIKRKAGGWKNRIVGGSLFILASLVLFSHVYLFKELHASRILMTDSALKETWKVLITNGGITSRSGALGGGMIGAVLFALFHSLFDSAGAMVAGVLLLLIGLVLITGKAFVPYVIDYFPKIVEKLTELFAKKEKSAPAPATRASRSKKMRRATVVEELPDSQMEEEVVSQPIISAFSERVDKPVRDEQAKVEELSQAKVVAKPSQTAVEDKLHPEEQLVTEEVVPYTTAVAGEEENESYILPPASLLKQTPVIDQSEEYDSIQANAQKLERTFLSFGVKAKVTQVHLGPAVTKYEVLPDTGVKVSRIVSLADDIALALAASGIRIEAPIPGKSAIGIEVPNSSIAVVSLREVIEAKENNRPDSKLMISLGRDVTGQAMLAELNKMPHVLIAGSTGSGKSVCINGIIVSILMRAKPHEVKMMMIDPKMVELNVYNGVPHLLAPVVTDPRKASQALQKVVSEMERRYELFSHTGTRNIEGYNDHIEVWNEENGEKHPRMPYIVVIVDELADLMMVASSDVEDSITRLAQMARAAGIHLIIATQRPSVDVITGIIKANIPSRVAFAVSSAIDSRTILDSGGAEKLLGRGDMLFLPAGVAKPVRIQGAFVSDSEVEAIVDFVIEQQKAQYQEEMIPQDIKEVPAHEETDELYDEAVQLVTEMQTASVSMLQRRFRVGYSRAARIVDQMEMRGVVGPSEGSKPRQVLIGRGEVDEY; encoded by the coding sequence GTGGCTAGGAAAAAGAAGAAGGCAGCCGCAAAGAAAAAGAAGCCGTCCGGGTTAAACCCATTATTATATGAAGTAATTGGCTTGGCGATGATGGGGCTTGCTGTCATCATTATTTTTGAATTTGGCATTGTTGGTAGAGGATTATCTTCAGTCGCTCGTTTTATATTAGGGAATTGGCATAGTGCGATTCCACTACTACTCATTGTACAAGCATTGATGTTCATGATTAAGCGCAAGGCAGGAGGTTGGAAAAACCGTATTGTCGGAGGTAGCTTGTTCATTTTAGCAAGTCTTGTCTTGTTTAGTCATGTCTATTTGTTCAAGGAATTGCATGCAAGTCGTATACTGATGACAGATTCAGCACTGAAAGAAACGTGGAAAGTACTCATTACAAATGGTGGCATTACGTCAAGAAGTGGTGCATTGGGTGGCGGGATGATAGGAGCCGTCCTGTTTGCGCTATTTCATTCATTGTTTGATTCGGCAGGTGCGATGGTTGCCGGTGTCTTATTATTGCTTATTGGTCTTGTTCTTATAACTGGAAAAGCGTTTGTGCCTTATGTAATTGATTATTTCCCGAAAATTGTTGAAAAATTGACAGAGCTATTTGCTAAAAAAGAAAAATCAGCACCAGCACCTGCAACAAGGGCAAGTCGTTCGAAGAAAATGAGAAGGGCTACTGTCGTTGAAGAATTACCCGACTCGCAGATGGAAGAGGAAGTTGTGTCACAGCCCATTATTTCCGCATTTAGTGAACGGGTCGACAAGCCAGTTCGTGATGAGCAAGCGAAGGTCGAAGAGCTGTCGCAAGCGAAGGTAGTTGCAAAGCCGTCTCAAACTGCGGTGGAAGACAAGCTACACCCAGAAGAACAGCTGGTCACAGAAGAAGTTGTCCCCTATACAACAGCTGTGGCGGGGGAAGAAGAGAATGAATCGTATATTTTGCCTCCAGCATCTCTACTAAAACAAACGCCAGTTATCGATCAGTCGGAGGAATACGATTCCATTCAAGCAAACGCTCAAAAATTAGAACGGACGTTTCTTAGTTTTGGCGTCAAAGCCAAAGTGACGCAAGTGCATCTAGGACCTGCTGTCACGAAATACGAAGTGTTACCGGATACAGGTGTTAAAGTGAGTCGGATTGTGAGCTTAGCGGATGATATTGCACTGGCGCTCGCTGCGAGCGGCATTCGAATCGAAGCACCTATTCCAGGAAAGTCCGCTATTGGTATCGAAGTGCCAAATAGTTCAATTGCTGTTGTTAGCTTGCGTGAAGTCATTGAGGCAAAGGAAAATAATCGACCAGATTCTAAATTGATGATTTCGCTTGGCCGCGACGTCACAGGACAGGCGATGCTCGCAGAATTAAACAAAATGCCACATGTACTCATTGCTGGTTCAACTGGGAGCGGGAAAAGTGTCTGTATCAACGGTATTATTGTCAGTATTTTAATGCGTGCCAAACCACATGAAGTCAAAATGATGATGATTGACCCGAAAATGGTGGAATTGAATGTCTATAATGGCGTGCCACATCTTTTAGCACCTGTCGTTACCGACCCACGGAAAGCATCTCAAGCTTTGCAAAAAGTAGTTTCTGAAATGGAACGACGTTATGAATTATTTTCACATACGGGTACACGAAATATTGAAGGTTATAACGATCATATTGAAGTGTGGAATGAAGAGAATGGAGAAAAACATCCACGCATGCCTTATATAGTTGTTATAGTCGATGAGTTGGCAGATCTGATGATGGTTGCATCCAGTGACGTTGAAGATTCCATTACACGACTAGCACAAATGGCTCGTGCGGCGGGTATTCACTTAATTATTGCCACACAACGTCCAAGTGTTGATGTCATCACAGGGATTATTAAAGCTAATATTCCATCGCGCGTGGCATTCGCTGTATCATCAGCCATTGATTCACGGACGATTTTGGATAGTGGAGGGGCGGAAAAGCTGCTGGGAAGAGGAGATATGCTATTCTTACCAGCGGGCGTTGCCAAGCCAGTCCGTATTCAAGGTGCGTTTGTATCGGACAGTGAGGTAGAAGCGATTGTTGACTTCGTCATTGAACAGCAAAAGGCTCAGTATCAAGAAGAAATGATTCCGCAAGATATTAAGGAAGTACCAGCCCATGAAGAAACGGACGAATTATATGATGAAGCCGTGCAGCTTGTCACAGAAATGCAGACAGCATCTGTATCCATGCTACAACGCCGTTTTCGAGTAGGATATTCAAGAGCAGCGCGAATTGTTGATCAGATGGAGATGCGTGGGGTTGTCGGGCCGTCTGAGGGCAGTAAGCCACGCCAAGTCTTGATCGGCAGGGGCGAAGTGGATGAATATTGA